A segment of the Vulcanisaeta thermophila genome:
CACATACTGAGTAAGTACCCTGTGAAGCCCCATGAGCTGCTCTACGCCACAGACCACCCGAGGGATATAGCAATGACTAGGGACTTGGGCATAGTGGGTGTTGGGGTTGCCACCTACGTTAGGGACTTCGGCACCAGGTACGTCATAAGGAGTATTTCCGAGCTACCCATGGTTGTTAGGTTGATTGACGAAGGTACCTATTAAGGGCAATCCCTATGAATATACCCAGCACCAGCGGTGCTACGTAGGCCAGGAGTACGTACCACGGTATGCCAAGAATCCCAGGCATCACGTTTATGTAAACCCCCGCGCTCATTGATTGTAGGACGTACGTATTCCCACCATAAATGCCCATTACCTCGTAAGTCCCTGGGGAAGTTAAGGGAATCCTAACACTGGCCCTGGCATTGCTCAGGGGGATTATGAATACCTTGGTGGAATTGTTGGAAATATTCCTCAGCACCACGGTCACGTTGCCATAAACGTAATTTGCCGGTATGTCGGATAGCACATCCACGGTAATGCTCAGGTAATCCCCAACCACCGCCACGTTACTGCTCACGTGGACGTTGGTGAGTGATGATGCCTTACTTATTACGAAACCCAAACTCGCACTGCATGCATTGTAATTAATATTACCACCCCACTGGGCGTATACCGTGTACTCGCCAGGTAGTAGTGGTATGAATGTGTACACCGCATAACCGGTGGAGTTCACATTGATGGTTGTGGTCATGGTCTCGTTAACACCCTTGATTAATAGGGTTATTGGGGCGTTAACAACGGCGGGCTTCATGAGGCTTATTATACTCACCATGTGAAGCACCGTTAAGTTACCGCTGGTGGTTATTGTTAGGGTGCAGGGGGCCTTGTTAACGATTAGTGTTAGGTTGTAGGAGCTGGGTAGGTAATTCGGTGGGTTTGAGTAGTACAGGGTTATTATGTACGTACCAGCCTGCGGTGGTGTCCATGTTATATCCACAACACCATTAACCGGGGTATAACCACCTATGGATACCGACTGCCCATTCAGCACATAACCAATTGTCAGGGTACCGCTGGAGATCTGCGGTGACAATGTCACCTTAATGTTTACTGACTCCCCGTAGGTTATCTCCGTGGAGTTTACGTAGGGTATTATCTGCACGGTGCCCGGTATTACTATGAATGTGTAATTAACAGTGGCCGGTTTAAAGTACGTGGTGTTTAGGAAAACCACGGTTAGCGTGTGGTAACCCACGTTGAAGTTAACGGGCAATTTATAATTAACCTGACCATTGGTGTTCGTGACCACCGTGGTTATGTAGTTGCCATCCACGTAAATATTCATGGATTGGCCGGCCAGGGGGCCCACGGGTGTGGTTGCCATTATACTTATTGGTAGGTAATTACCGTATGTGACGGTACCGCTGGCGTTCACAGAGACCTTAACTGGGGTTTCCACCACATTAAAGACTAGGGTTTCATTCTCCACCCATTGGTAGCCCCCGGCATCCACGTACGTAATCTCGAGGGTTAGAAACGCGTTTTTAAGGTTGTACGACCCCGGCGTTATGGTTATGGCTAGCGTGCCTGGGGGTTTCAGTGATAATTCCTGGGGGCTCACGTGGGAGTTCTCGGTACTAATTAATATGGATGCGTAGGTAATGGGTATTGGGGTACCATTGGTCACGTGGAGATTGAGGCTCTGGGGGACCCCACTGTACACGGTGGTTTTGTTAACGTTCACCATCAATACGGGCTTTGTCACGTTTACGGAGAATACGTAGTTTTCCGTGAACCCCAGGAGTTGGGAGCTTATGGTGAGCGATGCATTGTAGTAGCCCTGGTTAAGTGCCGGTGTTGTTATGTTTATTGTGTTAATGCCGGGGCTTAGAGCGCCCACGCCATTAATCACGTACTTACCTATGGCTAACTTATACGTTACGTTGGTTGGTAATTGCCCCTGGTAGTTAATGATTACCGTAACATTACTACTGATACCAGGCCCCACGTAGACCACGGAGCCATTATACACACCCTCTGGGTATGCACCGTAGTACCAGGTGATGTTATACACGGTGATGGGGGGAGGATCCACACTGTGTAGTAGTCCGAAGGCTAGTATCAATGCCATTACTACGTGTATCACTATGTACCGTTAATAGGGCTCCTTTTAAACCCCTCGCACGGAGATTTATTTATAAGGTCCCCCGCGCCTTTGCCCATGAATGGTTAATTTCACGGTGATAACCTTTGGTTGCTGGTTGAATAAGGCGGACAGCGACTTAATAATCACTAGACTCAGGGATCAGGGCTGGCTCTACGTGGAGGATGTGGAGAGTGCTGATTATGTCATTGTTAATACGTGCGCCGTTAGGGAGGAGGCAGAGAGGAATGAGTTGAAGCTCCTTAGGGAATTGAGCGTTAAGTACCCAGGTAAGAAGGTAATCGTGAGCGGTTGCCTAACCAGGGTTAGACCAGCGTCTATAAAGGACGCAGCCCCCAATGCAATACTCGTTACTTCCCACGGTAATGAGGTGATGGATGAGGTGCTGAGGAGGGGTGGTGACGTGCACATTATTGATGAGAGGCCCATGAAGTACCTGCCCCGCTACATGCCCGAGCTCCATGGGCATAGGTACGTGGTCCCAATACAGGTGGGTTGCCTTGGTAACTGCACCTTTTGCGTCACTAAGATTGGCAGGATGGGCTTTGGAAGGGTTAAGAGTTATTCCATGGACGATGTGGTGAACGCCGTTAGGGATGCCGTGAGGAGGGGCGCCAGGGAGATTTACCTAACGGGCCAAGAGGTGAGTGCCTACGGGCATGACAGGGGCTACGACTTGGTGGATCTTCTTGAGAGGTTGCTTAGGGAGGTTGATGGTAGGTACATGGTTAGGCTTGGGATGATGGAGCCCCTGGAACTGAGCAGGTTCATAGATAGGTTGCTTGACGTGGTGAAGGGTGATTGGAGGGTTTACAGGTTCTTCCACATACCAGTCCAGAGCGGTAGTGATAAGGTGCTTAGGCTAATGAGGAGGAAGTACACCGTGGACCTCTTCAGGGAGTTGGTGACCAGGATTAGGAGGGAGTTTCCAGAGGCCACGGTGGCCACGGACATAATAGTGGGGCATCCTGGGGAGGAGGATGATGACTTCTGGGCCAGTGTGAACCTAGTGAGGGAGTTGGGCATTGACAAGGTTAACCTGGCTAGGTACAGCCGTAGACCCTTCACAGAGGCCGCGTACATGGATCAGGTGCCCGAGCCCGTGAAGAAGGAGAGGAGTAAGATAGCCACTGAGGTGTTCAGTCAAGTGGCCCTGGAGAGGAATAAGCTCTTCATTGGTAGGGTGTTATGGGGCATTGTTAGTGAGGTGGATTTCAAGGGTGAGAATTACGTGGTTAGGACGTACAATTACAAACCAGTAGCCGTTAAGAGGGCTGATTTGGGGGCCTTCGTTAAGGTCACGCCCAGGGAGGCCACATCACAGAGGTTAATTGGAGATCTTGTGGAGTCCGAGGAGTTGAATGTTAAGTATAGACTTGATTATAGGATTACCGAGGGCTTGGACATGGTTTAATCACTCAATCCTCAGGACCTCCATGGGCCTAATCCTAATTATGGATACCAGTGAGGGTATTGAGGCCACCATGGAGGTTGCCAGGGCTATTACTAGGGAGTAGGCGTATAGGTTTGGTAGTAGTATGACGGGTATTATTATTGGTATGTTCAGGTGTATCATTATGTACCTGGCCAGGTAGGCACCCATTATACCCAGGGCTATGCCCAGCGCGGAGCCCATGGCGCTCATTATTAATATCTCAATTAGGAATAAAGCCACCACCTGTGAGTTGGAAGCCCCCAACGCCTTGAGGATGCCTATCTCCCTAACCCTCTCCCTCACATTCATCATTGCGGTATTGGCCACGCTTAGCCCAGTGACCACGAGGCTTAGAATTATTATGACTATGAAGAAGAGGTTCACCATGGATATGGCGTTGGAGATGGAACTGAGTACGGAGCTCTGTTCATAAACATCCGCATTAGGGAAGTACTGGCTAAGGGCTGTGGCGAGTTGGTTCAGGTACACTGGGTTGTCCTCCGTCAACTTAATGAATATGGCATTCACGAAACCCTCATCACTTAGGTCATTCTGTAACGTGCTTAGTGATGTAACGATCATGTTGAGGTGAAAGCCCAGGAAACCACCAAGAATGCTGCTAAAGGTCCCCGTGACCTTTAAAGGAACGACCTCAGTACCACCCTGAATGCTTGTGTACGTGATTACGTATATCGTGTCCCCCAGGGTCATGTTCAATTTACTGAGGAGTGTGTCCTGAACTATGGCCTCCCCAGACGCCATGGGTAGGGACCCACTCACCATCCTAACCTCGAAGTACGTGAAGTACTGGTTTGGTATCCCTATTACTGTCACGGGTACACCATCAACCTGCGCAGTACTTAATATAATGGCTGGGACCACATAGGACACGTGGGGTAGCTTGGCTATTATGGAGGTGACCTCCTGGGGTATTGCGATACTGCTTGAGTATACCATGAGGTCCGTGGGCAGTATATTCCTAACCTCACTTATGATGGCAACCCTAAACCCGTAGGTTAGGGTTTCTAGGGTTATCATAAGGGCCACGCTGTACACTATGGCAAGCATGGTCAGTATGAACCTGGTCCTTCTTGACTTAATATTCCTGAGCGAAAGAGTAAGCAGAATCCTTAGGTTCATACCCCACCGTAGTGCGGCGTGCGTTCTTAAATTCTTTGCTAACAAATCAGCCTTCACCTCCCTCCTCACTAATCAGCATGTTAATCCCTCATCACAAGTGGTTATGCGGTAGTTGAATATTAAGTGCCGCCCCTTATTAACATAACTCCATGCGTATTTATTTTGTTAATTATATAGATGAACATATTTATAAAGAAAAATAAGGCAATATATAGCAATAAAATTTAAATATACCATTGATCCATGGATCAAGTGCCCAAGAGGGTCCTGATTCTAGGTGGTGGTGTTGGCGGTGTTGTTGCAGCTAAAAGGATTGCAGAGAGGATTAGGGGCCGTGTTGATGCTGAGGTAGTTTTAATAAGCGATACCGATTACTACCTATTACCACCGCTCCTGGTTAACATAGCCCTAGGGGACATGGAACCAAGCAAGGCGCAGTTGCCGCTGTCCATGCTCGGCAAGAGGGGCGTTAAGGTGGTTAAGGCCAAGGTCACTAAGGTGGATCCTGACAATAGGGTTGTGGAGACAGACCAGGGTAAGTTCAACTACGACTACCTACTGGCCAGCCTGGGTGTTGATTTTGATTTCACAAGTTACAACCTAGGCGTTGGCTATCATAATTACACGCTTGAGGGCGCCCTGAAGCTTAGGGAGGCCTTGAGGTCGTTCAATGGGGGCAGGGTTGTGGTGTTCACGCCAGAGCCCATCTACAGGTGTGGTGTTTATCCCTTTGAGATAGTGGCTCAACTGGACACGGTGTTTAGGAAGAGGGGCATTAGGGATAGGGTTGAGATAACCCTGATACACCCCTTCGAGAGGCCCATACAGCCCCTGGGCCCCGAGGCCGTTAAGATAACGGAGGAGACCTTTGCAAGGAAGGGGATTAGGTACATTGGCAATGCCAAGCCCGTCCAGGTTGATGATAAGGAGAAGGTGGTGGTTCTGGCGAATGATAAGGTTAAGTACGACCTACTCATAGTGGTCCCACCGGCTAGGTTACCAAAGCCCTTTGACGGTACACCACTGGTTACTGAGATGCCCAATGGTAAGTGGACGGCAATCAATGTTTATACGGGTAGGAGCCTGAAGTACGATGATGTTTACTTACCCGGTGAGCACTCCATGCCCTACGTTGGCTTACCCACTGCAGGTGTTCCCGTGCACTTCACGGCGCTGGCGAGCGCAGCCGCCATAACTGGGGAGTTGCTTGGGGAGCCCGTGGACCCAGCCCAGATAAGTGCCATGGCGTGCGCCATGGACTACGGTGACCTGGGCATGATGTTCAACTGCGACATAAAGCTGGACCTGAACACGAACAAGGCCGTCTGGATGGGTAATTGCTACAGCATACTAACCTCGCCCCTGGGTAAGCTCATTAAGGATCTATTTTATAAAACCTGGCTAGCAACAACAATGTGAGGTGGTGGGCATGGAGCAGGTACAGCAGGTTGAGAAGTCCCCCGATGAGAAGTTGGCGGAGACCCTGAACATACTCATGGAGAACATAGACGAGTTAAGGGGCCTCCTTGATCAGTTGCTAGAGTTGAAAAGGAGCGGTGTTATCGATGCCTTAATGCTCATTGTGAACAGGTTCGATGAACTCCTCCAGTACCTGTTCCAAGACCCAGCTGTGTTTAGGCTAATCTCTCTCCTCGTTGATGGTAGTCTGGGTGCCATGAATAAGATGGATACACAGGACGTGCTCAGGCTAAAGGGGACAATATCAGAACTCGGGGGTTGCCTGGGTAAGAACCTGGACCTAACTAATGCAAAGCCAGTGGGCGGCTTAATGGGCTTATGGAGGGCACTAAGCGACCCTGATGTCCAGAGGGGCCTTGGGATAATGATGGCACTACTAAAGGCAATGGGTAAGTGCTCAAGCGGTCAAAAGTAGGTTAAGTTTTTGGGAATTATTATAACTAAACATCCGCATTTGACTTAAATAAAATGGCGATTCACGAATTAGCGATGAAGGTCACCATTAAATTCCTAGCCCTCGTTTACGACATGGTGGGTAAGTTAAAGGTTGATGTGGAATTACCATGCGGCTCCACGGTAAGCGACCTTATAAGGGTTATTGATAGAACCGTTAAGCCCAGGTTTAGTGAATCAGTTATTAATAATGGCAGGTTAAGCGAGAAGTTCTTAATCCTAATAAATGGTAGGTCCATTGACCACCTGGATGGTCTTGATACTAGGCTTAAGGATGGTGATGAGGTAACCATACTGCCCCACTGCGGTGTTGCTTGAGTGGTTTAAGGCGATGGATTTAAATAACAAGCGATTTCCCCCATTACTGATGAGGGTTCAGGTTAAGTTCCTTGCATCATTGTATGAGGTAACCAAGGTGCTAAAGACCGAGTTGGACCTGCCCGATGGTGCGACTATAAGGGATTTAATACAGGCCATTGATCAGAGGGTTTCGCCTAACTTCTCAAAGGTTATACTTGATGATGGTAAGTTGAAGGATCAATACGTAATCCTGGTTAATGGTAGGTCCGTGGACTTCCTGAATGGTTTAAGTACCAAGTTGAGTAATGGGGATGAGGTTGTATTTTTACCACCAGCGGGTGGTGGTTGATTCGTTACTGCCCGGTTTCCTGGTTCATAATCCATGACGGCGTGGTTAATATTGCGGCATAGCCCCCAAAGGTTTGTGTGAGTGTTAGGTTCTCCTCCACTGATTTGGGCATTACGAATAATTCCACATCCTTCCTATTCCTCAATGCCATGGTCAAGCCCATTATCTCGTCCTCACCCACATCCTCACTGACAATGACTACCCTAGCAATGCCCTTCCTTATGGCATCCATCACCTGCTCCTTACCATAGACCAGGTACTCGGGCTTCTTAACTGCCAGGTACATCACCTGCTCCATGAGCTTCTTAGCCTTCACATACTCCGTCTCCTTCAGCTTATCCTCGGCATTCCTAATGGCCTCCAGAACACCACCAATATCCGCACAGCACGCTGGCACCACCGCAATTACCTTATCCCTAATCCTATGATCAAGCCCACCCTCCTCAAGGAACTCCTCCTTAGTGGGTCCGGGCCCCGCAACCACTATCCCCTTTAAGTTTGGTAGCTCTGTGAATATCTTATTGGCCCTCTCAGCCAATAACTTGTAGAAGGTCTCCGCTAGGTGCTCCGTCTGCCTCTTATACCTAAGGGCTGACTGACCACCAGCTGAGTGTTTATTGGGTACGAAGAACTCCACCTTATCCACAATCTCCCAGTAATTACCCCTCAGTAGGGCTATGACTGCCTCTCCCCTCTCAACGACTATTATGCCGTAGGTATCACTGGTCTGCATCATGGATTCCAGTATTTCCGTGTGGAATGATGTATCGCATATGTACTTAAACGTGGACACTGGGAGCGGTGGTATTATTGCGTGGAATACCCAGTCATAATTACCTGGTGATTTCATGTTGAAGCCCGCGAATATTACCAAGCCATTCTCCGGGGCCTTGGATATACCCTTTATGGAGTTTATGATCCTTTCCAGCGCGTCCTGGACGTGGGTCCTCGTGGTCTTGTCCTTAATGTTGCTAGCCAACGCCCACTCCTGCCTCAGCATTGACACTACGTCGGGTATGGGCCTATTGCCGTTTATGTAGAGGCTTATTAACGTGGTTGCATAACCCCTGTACTTCTTGAGTAGGTTTATTATCACCTTCAATTCCGAGAGATCCTTTATTCCAGTACGTCCACGAACCTAGGGGGTGCCCACCCCTTAAAAACCTTTCTATTGACTTAGGTAAAAATCACAGCATCTCAATAGCCACCGCAGTGGCTCCGCCAGTTCCATGGCACAGCGCAGCCACGCCCCTCTTACCGCCCACATGCCTCAATGCCGATATCAACGTGGTTATTATTCTAGCACCACTGGCACCCAATGGGTGCCCAAGGGCTATGGCCCCTCCAAAGATGTTCATCTTACTATACGGCACACCCAACTCCTTATTTACGAGTACGTTGACCACGGCGAAGGCCTCATTAACCTCGAACACGTCTACATCATTTATGGACCAATTAACCTTGTCGAGTAATTTCTTGATTACGTAGATGGGGGCCTCTGGGAATCTCCAGGGTTCGGTCATGTGCCATGCGTAGCCCACGATCCTCGCAATGGGCTTTAGCCCCAACTCCCTGGCCTTGTCCATGGTTGTTAGCATCAACGCAGCAGCCCCATCGGACAACTGTGATGAATTACCGGCCGTGTGTAGCCCGTTTGGTCCGAAGGCTGGCTTTAGCTTGGCCAGTTTCTCGAGGCTCGTGTCCGGCCTTATCCCCTCATCCCTATCAAGGTGTATATGCTCCCCATTGAGTTGTAGATCAATGGGCTCCAACTCCTGGAAGTAGCCATTCTCAGTGGCCTTTAGGGCCCTCATGTGGCTCTCATAGGCCACCATGTCCAGCTCCTCCCTGGTTATCTCATGCTCCCTAGCCACCCTATCCGCCTCCTGGCCCATCAGTAATTGGTTTGTGGGGTCTGTTAGGCCGTCGTGGATCATTAAATCAATGAGTTTATAATCCCTACCTATCAAGTGCTTAATGCCCCACCTCACCTCGTGACCCAGCGCCATGGGTGCCGTGCTCATGGACTCCGCACCACCGGCAATGACGAGCCCCACATCACCAACCCTAAGGGCCCTGGTGGCCTCTATCACTGACTGCATTCCTGATGAGCAGACCCTGTTCACGGTAAAGGCGCTGACGCTTACTGGTAAGCCCGCCAGTAGGGCTGCGTACCTACTTATGTTCTGGCCCATGCCACCCTGTAGTGTGGAGCCGAAGATAACCTCATCCACCAACTTACCATCAACCCCAGTCCTCCTTAGGAGCGCCTTTATGGTCTCGGCTGCCAGGTACGGTGTCTTGACATTCCTCAGGGATCCCCCGAATTTACCTATTGGTGTCCTCACAAAACCCGTTATAACAACCTCCTGGCTCACGATAATCACTGCGCGGAGGGCTTATAATAAGCTTTATTCATTTTTAATCATATACTTATTAATTCGGCTGTTGTCTAAGCCCTATTTAGTAACTAATTACGGGCGGAAATGCATTAAATGGGCTGTTCCCACCAAACCCGATGGACATACTGGAGAGGCTTCACTCACTCTATGGGCGTGAGATTGATGAGGAATTGAAAAAGTACCTGGGCATAGACGTACACCCCGAGTTCAGGGACGCGGTACTCTACCAAGTATCCACTGGGGGTAAGAGGCTGAGGCCACTAATAGCACTGACGTCCGCGAGGGCCTGCGGTGGTGATTACAGGAGGGCATTACCCGCGGCGGCCATTGTGGAGCTAATACATAATTACTCCCTCATCTACGATGACATAATTGATGAGGCAACACTGAGGAGGGGTAAGCCCACGGTGAGGGCCAGGTACGGCGATAACGCGGCGCTGTTAATCGGTATTTGGTATAGGGAGGCCATTGAGGAAGCCATACTAAGCACTAGAAACCCACCGTTATTCGCCAGGGAGGTGGCCAGGGTGATTAGGGAGATTGATGAGGGCGAGAGATTGGACATACTGATGGAGTACGCGGGGCGCAGGGACCCCTACTTCGTCGAGAATAGGCTTGGGCCGAAACTACTCAATAATTGGGAGGAGCTCTACAACACGTACCTAAGGATGATTAGGCTAAAGACAGCGGCGCTCATGAGAACCTCGGCGGCTCTGGGGGCCCTCTCGGTGACGGATGATGAGGGCTGTGTAAAGGCCCTTTCCGAGTACGGCGAGAACCTGGGCATGGCATTCCAGGTGCTTGATGATGTACTGGACATATTCGGCGATGTGAGGAAGTTTGGTAAGGAGATTGGTAAGGATATTAAGGAGCACAAGCTGGGCAACATCGTGGTTGTCATGGCCCTGAGGGAATTGAGCGAGGCGGAGAAGAGCGAGTTACTGGGTGTATTGGGCAAGGTGCCCGTGGGCGATGATGACGTGAGGAGGGCCGTGGAGTTAATATCCAGGACCAGGGCCAGGGAGAACGCCTTGAGGGTAGCCATGGAGTTCGCTGGGAGGGCCGAGGATGCACTGGGTAGGTTGGGGGTTAATGAGGGGGTTGAGGATTTAAGGGAGATACTAAGGTTCACAGTAACCAGGGAATTCTAATGGGGCTGTTCCTAATAAAGCTAGGTGGTAGTTCAATAAGTGATAAGACAAAGCCCCTGAGTTACAGGGAGGATTGGGTTAGGGGGTTTAGCAGGGTGGTCCTTAAATTCCTAAGGGAGGGCCACCAATTCATATTCATACACGGAGGTGGAAGCTTCGCACACCCACTGGCCCTATCCTACGGGCTTAGTAGGTATGTTGATGAACAACAGACGGTGGGTATCTCCCTAACCTCGGCGGTGCTATTCAACCTAAGTTTTAAATTAACAATGACGATGACAAAGGAGGGCTTGCCCATATACCCCATCAGGACAGGCTCCATATACGCAGTAAACAACGGCAAGCCCCAACTACTCATTGACACGGCGCACCTGAGGTTAATAATGAGTAGGGGGTTAATACCCATGCTCTTTGGCGATGTGGTCCCAAGCGATGAGGGGTTCTCCATAATTAGTGGTGATGATATAATGCTAGACCTAGGCATGAGGCTGAGACCCAACACGGCCGTGTTCCTAACAGACGTGAGAGGTGTCCTGGACCCCAACGGTAACTTAATAAAGGTGGTTAAGTCCCTAGACGTAACCATCAGGGAGATGGGACACATAGACGTAACGGGGGGACTCATCAAGAAGCTTAGGGTGGCCCTTGAGCTATCAAGATACGCCAGGACATACCTCTGCGGCATCTGGGACTTGGACTCGATCAGGGATGTGCTAAGTGGTGGGGAGCCCCTAGGATGTACCGAGTTCAGGACCGAGTGAGTTTATTAACTCCCTTACCTGGGTCTCATTGAGTAGCGAGACTCCGTAGAGTATATACCTAGAGGTTGTGTGGTCACCGGGGCCCACGCCTATTAATATTGGGAATGTGGCATTACCTGGATTAATACCCGTGTAGTTCAGGAACAACGGTAATAAGTAACCATAACCGAGGACAACAACCCCTGGCTCGTTAGGTGGCGTGTAGTTATTCCAAAAGGCTGTGGTTATTATGAAGTTGGTACTGGCAATATTAAAATCACATAACTGCTTCACATAACCCTCGAACTGCTGGATTACGTAGGCGCTGGACGGTGCGAGGGTTGGTGGCTCTGGGAACACCACAACCACCACGTTGTAACCTCTGTAAACACTGGCGTTGTAGAGTGCGGGCCATACAGTGCAGTACTGATTGGTTAGGTATGGGTCGTTTATCGTCATGTATATTAGGAATGGTTTTTCATTGTTTATTAAACCAAGGGCTGTGGCATTATAGATTGAGTTATTGAATGGGTTTATCAAGGTGCTCAGCATGTATTTGAGTATAACCGTTGAGTTGAGGGTGGCGGTGGGTGTTGCATTGGTGATTTTGGGCACAATACCCGCCAGGAAGAGGCTCGCTATGAATATCGCCTCGCCAAGTATGATAATCGCCAATGCCAGGTAGAACGACTTACCCCTCCTCCTCTTAATCCTCTGCTTCCTAGCCATTGCTCACTCCATGAATCACTTAATTAAAACATTAACTCTCACCTGGGTCAAAATCATTAAAAAGGCGCGGGGCACGGTATTAGCGATGAAGGCATTGGCACTGCATGGTTATGGGTCAAGCCCCGAAAAGATAAACTGGCTCGTGGGGCCCCTGAGGTCCCTGGGCCTTGAGGTCATCACGCCAGGTTATACGGATTTTAATGACGGGTTGAGGAAGTCCGAGGAGGTGCTTAAAAGCGACAATGACACCTACATAGTCGCTGGGCACTCCATGGGTGGCTCAATAGCATTGCTGCTGGCCTCAATGTACGGTAACGTTAGGTGCGTGATATCCGTTTCCGGCCCCACGGACAGGGTGGCTCAGGTGAGGTGGCTCAGTGAGGGCGAGCCTGGCAGTATTAGGAGGAGGACCTACGAGGAGTTACTACGCGGTGGTGGTGTTGATGAGGATTTCCTGAGGGGGACATCACCAATTAACTACATCAAGCCTGGCATGCCGCCCGTGTTATTCATACACGGCACCGAGGACGAGTTAGTCCCCATTTGGCACCCCGAGATTTACATCGAGAGGGCTCGGGGGTTGGGTAACGTGGTCGAGCTCGTTAAGGTTGAGGGTATGAGGCACACGCCCAGGGGTAGGGATATCCACGTAATAGCCAGGGCCATTGAGGACTTCGTTAA
Coding sequences within it:
- a CDS encoding thiolase family protein, whose translation is MSQEVVITGFVRTPIGKFGGSLRNVKTPYLAAETIKALLRRTGVDGKLVDEVIFGSTLQGGMGQNISRYAALLAGLPVSVSAFTVNRVCSSGMQSVIEATRALRVGDVGLVIAGGAESMSTAPMALGHEVRWGIKHLIGRDYKLIDLMIHDGLTDPTNQLLMGQEADRVAREHEITREELDMVAYESHMRALKATENGYFQELEPIDLQLNGEHIHLDRDEGIRPDTSLEKLAKLKPAFGPNGLHTAGNSSQLSDGAAALMLTTMDKARELGLKPIARIVGYAWHMTEPWRFPEAPIYVIKKLLDKVNWSINDVDVFEVNEAFAVVNVLVNKELGVPYSKMNIFGGAIALGHPLGASGARIITTLISALRHVGGKRGVAALCHGTGGATAVAIEML
- a CDS encoding polyprenyl synthetase family protein: MDILERLHSLYGREIDEELKKYLGIDVHPEFRDAVLYQVSTGGKRLRPLIALTSARACGGDYRRALPAAAIVELIHNYSLIYDDIIDEATLRRGKPTVRARYGDNAALLIGIWYREAIEEAILSTRNPPLFAREVARVIREIDEGERLDILMEYAGRRDPYFVENRLGPKLLNNWEELYNTYLRMIRLKTAALMRTSAALGALSVTDDEGCVKALSEYGENLGMAFQVLDDVLDIFGDVRKFGKEIGKDIKEHKLGNIVVVMALRELSEAEKSELLGVLGKVPVGDDDVRRAVELISRTRARENALRVAMEFAGRAEDALGRLGVNEGVEDLREILRFTVTREF
- a CDS encoding isopentenyl phosphate kinase; protein product: MGLFLIKLGGSSISDKTKPLSYREDWVRGFSRVVLKFLREGHQFIFIHGGGSFAHPLALSYGLSRYVDEQQTVGISLTSAVLFNLSFKLTMTMTKEGLPIYPIRTGSIYAVNNGKPQLLIDTAHLRLIMSRGLIPMLFGDVVPSDEGFSIISGDDIMLDLGMRLRPNTAVFLTDVRGVLDPNGNLIKVVKSLDVTIREMGHIDVTGGLIKKLRVALELSRYARTYLCGIWDLDSIRDVLSGGEPLGCTEFRTE
- a CDS encoding alpha/beta hydrolase family protein, coding for MKALALHGYGSSPEKINWLVGPLRSLGLEVITPGYTDFNDGLRKSEEVLKSDNDTYIVAGHSMGGSIALLLASMYGNVRCVISVSGPTDRVAQVRWLSEGEPGSIRRRTYEELLRGGGVDEDFLRGTSPINYIKPGMPPVLFIHGTEDELVPIWHPEIYIERARGLGNVVELVKVEGMRHTPRGRDIHVIARAIEDFVKRNCWV